From the genome of bacterium, one region includes:
- a CDS encoding S8 family peptidase, with amino-acid sequence MVALLAPLLAWASGAVAPGSEWLPGRLLVNFDESVGEVQSQLRERGLLSLDQVDVDELLNRYEVFALTRIVPDGVLDRMPAEPDARRLVVVEFPATYDVLAVRDAFLALPAVADAEPDYLMRQLDTTPNDQSWNQQWDKRLMNCPVAWDFSQGSREILAVAVDGGFFWSHDDAYDNLWVNPGEDVDGDQVPYSFPDYPGDIDDLNGIDDDGNGFVDDLIGWDFIDNIGNAAPGEDADVPDNDSYSIGNHGSHVLGLIGARGGNGIGVAGVCWNMRIMASRAGYVPSNGEGVVVTSAAIATINWAVAHGVDIINMSYGGPSFSNQVNNTIQAAWASGALLCGASGNDGSTNPQYPADYVNVISVGSVDTDDGLSSFTNRGPWVECYAPGGGVYSLNLNDGYTNLQGTSMASPNAAGIFALVWSVFPDLNNGQLRDLVLQNCADIQAANPGVDPTWLGWGRVDAELALAALLPNLSVNAATISNDNDADGRLEANETGQLALSVSNATDWFEASGVNVTVTSNDPNLTLSNTNYTITSLPGGQTQQLANANATIACGANVPWAYTTTLTVEFWIPGDVRLVRNVTLRIGRAPTLVVDDDNGATFAGFYGAALANGGYNFDDFSTALDGGVSTQLLNHYDNVIWACGNEQTGTLTQSDRDVLQSYLSGGGNLMLVGQGIDEDTDVRNSEFYTDYLHSQSGAAGGSTQLTGVVGDPISENANLILLGGGCGSNGNVSPSVLTATNGGVIVYTYNSNGLGGAVRYSNDTYRVVYFGFALEAACGSVGSTHHREVVRRVMNWFGAVSDADDSPNELPVSFNVSRAYPNPFNPEASVDLELRRESHVRVTLHDVLGRQVETIVDRPVSAGTHTLTISGANLPSGSYWLNVSVDNLSQTQRIVLLK; translated from the coding sequence ATGGTCGCGCTGCTCGCTCCGCTTCTGGCGTGGGCGAGCGGTGCCGTCGCGCCCGGCAGCGAGTGGTTGCCCGGCCGACTGTTGGTGAATTTCGACGAAAGCGTCGGCGAGGTGCAATCGCAACTACGCGAGCGCGGCCTATTGAGCTTGGACCAGGTGGACGTGGACGAGCTTCTGAATCGTTATGAGGTCTTCGCGCTGACGCGCATCGTGCCCGATGGCGTGCTGGATCGCATGCCCGCCGAGCCCGACGCGCGCCGGCTGGTCGTCGTGGAGTTCCCCGCAACGTATGACGTACTTGCCGTGCGTGATGCGTTTTTGGCGCTCCCGGCGGTCGCTGATGCTGAACCGGATTACCTCATGCGCCAGCTCGATACCACGCCGAATGACCAGAGCTGGAATCAGCAGTGGGACAAGCGGCTGATGAACTGTCCGGTCGCCTGGGACTTCAGTCAGGGCAGCCGCGAGATATTGGCGGTGGCAGTGGATGGCGGTTTTTTCTGGTCACACGATGATGCCTACGATAATTTGTGGGTTAACCCCGGCGAAGACGTTGACGGTGATCAAGTTCCGTACTCGTTCCCTGATTATCCGGGCGACATAGATGACCTGAATGGTATTGACGATGACGGCAACGGATTCGTGGATGATCTGATCGGCTGGGATTTCATTGACAACATCGGCAATGCCGCGCCAGGCGAGGATGCGGATGTGCCGGACAACGACAGCTATAGCATCGGCAACCACGGCTCGCACGTACTGGGTTTGATTGGCGCACGCGGCGGCAACGGAATTGGCGTGGCGGGCGTGTGTTGGAACATGCGCATCATGGCCAGTCGGGCCGGCTACGTGCCCAGCAATGGCGAAGGCGTGGTGGTAACCTCCGCGGCAATCGCCACGATTAACTGGGCGGTCGCACATGGCGTGGACATTATCAATATGTCTTACGGCGGTCCGTCGTTCAGCAATCAGGTGAACAACACGATTCAAGCTGCCTGGGCCAGCGGCGCGCTGCTGTGCGGCGCGTCAGGCAACGATGGCTCAACCAATCCGCAATACCCCGCCGACTATGTGAATGTCATTTCCGTTGGCTCCGTGGATACGGACGATGGGCTGTCGAGCTTCACGAATCGCGGTCCTTGGGTCGAGTGCTACGCGCCGGGCGGCGGCGTCTATTCACTCAATCTGAATGACGGCTATACCAATTTGCAGGGCACATCCATGGCCAGTCCCAATGCGGCTGGCATTTTTGCTCTCGTCTGGTCCGTGTTTCCTGACTTGAACAATGGACAACTGCGTGACTTGGTTTTGCAGAACTGCGCCGATATTCAGGCGGCTAATCCCGGCGTGGATCCGACGTGGCTGGGGTGGGGAAGAGTGGATGCGGAGCTGGCACTGGCCGCGTTGCTGCCGAACCTGTCCGTAAACGCCGCGACGATTTCGAATGATAACGATGCCGACGGCCGCCTCGAAGCAAACGAGACCGGGCAATTGGCGCTGTCCGTGAGCAACGCGACCGATTGGTTTGAGGCGTCAGGCGTAAATGTGACGGTCACGTCCAATGATCCGAATCTCACGCTGTCGAACACGAACTACACGATTACGTCACTGCCCGGCGGACAGACGCAGCAGTTAGCGAATGCGAACGCCACGATCGCCTGCGGCGCGAATGTGCCCTGGGCGTACACGACGACGCTGACGGTTGAATTTTGGATCCCCGGCGACGTGCGCTTGGTTCGCAATGTTACGCTCCGTATTGGGCGCGCGCCGACACTGGTAGTCGACGACGATAACGGCGCCACGTTCGCCGGATTCTATGGCGCCGCCCTCGCGAATGGCGGCTATAATTTCGACGACTTCTCGACGGCGCTTGACGGCGGTGTCTCGACCCAGCTTCTGAATCATTACGACAATGTGATCTGGGCCTGTGGGAACGAACAGACCGGCACCTTAACGCAGTCGGATCGCGACGTCCTGCAATCATATCTTAGTGGTGGCGGCAACCTCATGCTCGTTGGCCAAGGGATTGACGAAGATACTGACGTGCGCAACAGCGAGTTCTACACAGATTATCTGCACTCGCAGAGCGGAGCGGCCGGTGGTTCCACGCAATTGACCGGAGTCGTTGGCGATCCGATCTCGGAGAACGCTAATTTGATTCTGCTCGGCGGTGGTTGCGGCAGTAACGGCAATGTCAGCCCGTCAGTGCTCACGGCCACCAACGGCGGGGTGATTGTCTACACCTACAATTCCAACGGTTTGGGCGGTGCGGTGCGCTACTCAAACGACACATATCGCGTCGTGTATTTCGGATTTGCGCTCGAGGCCGCCTGCGGCTCCGTCGGCTCAACTCACCACCGCGAAGTTGTGCGGCGCGTTATGAACTGGTTCGGCGCGGTCTCTGACGCCGACGATTCGCCGAACGAATTGCCGGTGAGTTTCAACGTGTCGCGCGCCTACCCCAATCCGTTCAACCCGGAAGCCAGCGTAGACCTTGAATTGAGGCGCGAGTCACACGTTCGCGTGACGCTGCATGACGTTCTGGGCAGGCAGGTCGAGACAATTGTGGACCGACCAGTCAGCGCGGGTACGCATACGCTGACGATTAGCGGCGCGAACCTGCCGAGCGGATCATACTGGCTCAATGTTTCCGTGGACAACCTCAGTCAGACGCAGCGTATTGTTCTGCTGAAGTAA
- a CDS encoding M42 family metallopeptidase — protein MDFKLLKRLCECHAVSGREEGIRALIRAEFEKVGLTVGVDSLGNLTGYRKGTGKKRVMLAGHMDEIGFIVSHIDKEGFLRFQPLGGFDPRTMMSQRVYVHTAKKRLLGVMGAKPVHILKEEEKKKSLDVTDYFIDLGLPHKEVEKLVEVGNPITMARELDELGDCLTGKSLDNRFGVWLMIEALKLVKKHSVHIYAVATTQEEVGLRGAMGAANDIKPDVGIALDVTIAADIPGTPPQDHVTKVGGGACIKVMDGSMISNPKLVRELKDIATKKKIPWQYEILPRGGTDGGAIRMVSGNTAVGAISVALRYVHSTVETAHKDDLESCVKLLAAYLETTTGSGYELDDKL, from the coding sequence ATGGATTTCAAATTGCTGAAACGGCTGTGCGAATGTCACGCCGTATCGGGCCGCGAAGAGGGCATTCGAGCTTTGATTCGCGCCGAGTTCGAAAAAGTCGGGTTAACGGTTGGCGTGGACTCGCTTGGGAACTTGACAGGCTACCGAAAAGGTACGGGCAAGAAGCGCGTGATGCTTGCCGGGCACATGGACGAAATCGGTTTCATCGTGTCGCACATTGACAAGGAAGGTTTCCTGCGCTTTCAGCCGCTCGGCGGCTTTGATCCGCGCACGATGATGAGCCAGCGAGTCTATGTACACACAGCCAAGAAACGGCTGCTGGGTGTCATGGGCGCAAAGCCTGTGCACATTTTGAAGGAAGAGGAAAAGAAGAAGTCGCTGGACGTCACCGACTACTTCATTGATCTCGGCCTGCCGCATAAGGAAGTTGAGAAGTTAGTCGAAGTCGGCAATCCGATCACCATGGCGCGCGAATTAGATGAGTTAGGTGATTGCCTAACCGGCAAGTCGCTCGACAACCGTTTCGGCGTGTGGCTGATGATCGAGGCGCTTAAGCTCGTCAAGAAGCACTCGGTGCACATCTATGCCGTGGCCACCACGCAGGAAGAGGTCGGATTGCGCGGCGCAATGGGCGCGGCCAATGACATCAAGCCGGACGTGGGTATCGCGCTGGACGTGACCATTGCAGCGGACATCCCCGGCACTCCGCCGCAGGATCATGTGACCAAAGTCGGTGGCGGCGCGTGTATCAAGGTGATGGATGGCTCGATGATCTCCAATCCGAAGCTCGTGCGTGAGCTGAAGGACATCGCCACGAAGAAAAAGATTCCCTGGCAGTACGAAATCCTCCCGCGCGGCGGCACGGACGGCGGCGCGATCCGCATGGTCTCGGGTAACACGGCGGTCGGCGCGATTTCGGTGGCGCTGCGCTATGTGCACTCGACCGTGGAAACGGCGCACAAAGATGACTTGGAATCCTGCGTGAAGCTATTGGCCGCGTATCTTGAAACCACGACGGGCTCAGGCTACGAGTTGGACGACAAGCTATAG
- the ftsZ gene encoding cell division protein FtsZ, whose amino-acid sequence MQFMFADNTLGAKMKVVGVGGAGGNALNWMIEAGLKNVDFIAVNTDAQALATNAAARKMQIGMSSTRGLGAGANPAVGREAVEENRDELRQLLTGADMVFVTAGMGGGTGTGAAPIVAEVAREIGALTVGIVTKPFSFEGKKRMTYALEGIEELRAQVDTLIVIPNQRLISLVDRSTSLIDAFKLADNVLLHATRGISDLISEPGMVNLDFADVRTVMAAKGDALMGVGVGMGEHRAVEAAQQAISSPLLEEVSIDGARSVLVNITGGGDLTLMDVADATTVITEAAGEEAEVIFGAVIDRNISEEVRVTVIATGFNRAPAHSRSTQNVYRAPVITRPQPVVIPAAVAETPQPVLRREPIRIERMPESFPMNVRPLTREVNGRTEPVVVGDEGESSLEDFEVPTFLRRQMD is encoded by the coding sequence ATGCAATTCATGTTCGCCGACAATACGTTGGGCGCAAAGATGAAGGTTGTCGGGGTAGGCGGTGCCGGTGGCAACGCCCTGAATTGGATGATCGAGGCGGGACTGAAGAATGTTGATTTTATCGCTGTAAATACGGATGCGCAGGCGCTGGCGACAAACGCCGCGGCCCGCAAGATGCAGATTGGCATGTCTTCAACGCGCGGTTTGGGCGCAGGCGCGAATCCGGCAGTCGGACGTGAAGCGGTTGAAGAAAATCGCGACGAGCTCCGCCAGCTTCTGACCGGCGCGGACATGGTGTTTGTGACGGCGGGTATGGGCGGCGGCACGGGCACTGGCGCGGCGCCGATCGTTGCGGAAGTAGCGCGCGAAATCGGAGCACTGACCGTAGGTATCGTGACCAAGCCGTTTTCATTTGAAGGCAAAAAGCGCATGACCTATGCGCTCGAAGGAATCGAAGAATTGCGTGCGCAGGTAGACACACTGATCGTGATTCCGAATCAGCGGTTGATCTCGCTTGTGGATCGTTCGACATCGTTGATTGATGCCTTCAAGCTCGCGGACAATGTGCTGCTGCATGCAACCCGCGGTATTTCCGATTTGATCAGTGAACCGGGTATGGTGAATCTCGATTTTGCGGACGTGCGCACGGTCATGGCCGCCAAGGGCGATGCCCTGATGGGCGTTGGTGTGGGCATGGGCGAGCATCGCGCGGTGGAAGCGGCGCAGCAGGCAATCTCCTCTCCTCTGCTTGAAGAAGTCTCGATTGACGGCGCGCGTTCGGTGCTTGTGAATATCACGGGCGGCGGCGATTTGACGCTGATGGATGTCGCCGACGCAACGACGGTGATCACCGAGGCCGCAGGCGAGGAAGCCGAAGTGATTTTTGGCGCCGTGATTGATCGTAACATTTCGGAGGAAGTGCGCGTCACGGTCATCGCCACCGGCTTCAACCGTGCACCGGCCCATTCGCGCTCGACGCAAAATGTCTATCGCGCTCCGGTGATCACGCGTCCGCAGCCCGTGGTGATCCCCGCAGCGGTTGCCGAAACTCCGCAGCCGGTCCTGCGGCGCGAGCCGATTCGGATCGAACGCATGCCGGAATCGTTCCCAATGAACGTGCGTCCGTTAACGCGCGAAGTGAATGGTCGCACCGAACCCGTCGTCGTGGGCGACGAGGGCGAAAGTTCACTGGAAGACTTCGAAGTGCCGACCTTCCTCCGCCGCCAGATGGACTAA
- the ftsA gene encoding cell division protein FtsA, translating into MKHSHPHQDIICGLDIGTTKIVAIIAEPNMDGEPRMLGMGCVPSRGLRRGVVVNLEQTAHDIATAIGLAQDKAGVDVDTVWAGIAGEHVKSLNSRGVIPVTRWRGEQTGEVTTADVEKVVEAARTILLPPDRRVLHVLPQEFMVDAEGGIRMPVGMAGVRLEADVHIVHCAVSSAQNIIACCKRAGVGVNDLILEPLASAESVLTEDEKELGVVLLDFGGGTTDVVAFQGGAIRHTVVIGYGGDYITRDIAMGLRTPMDSAELIKIEHGSAHQRAIGQNDFLEIPGIGGREPRELSRSMLVSIIGPRVEEILTIARDELKRARVLDHIGAGVILTGGGASMCGMPEIAEEIFALPVRVGTPVEMHGHDHAAYGPKFATAVGLVRYGNRQYVEMLASGGNSESWTSRTKVKVRKFFSEIF; encoded by the coding sequence ATGAAACACTCGCATCCGCACCAGGACATTATTTGCGGTCTCGATATCGGGACGACGAAAATTGTTGCGATTATCGCGGAGCCGAATATGGACGGAGAACCGCGCATGCTGGGGATGGGCTGCGTTCCGTCGCGCGGATTGCGGCGCGGCGTCGTCGTGAATCTGGAGCAGACGGCGCACGATATCGCCACGGCCATCGGGCTCGCACAGGACAAGGCCGGCGTTGACGTGGACACGGTTTGGGCCGGAATCGCGGGCGAACACGTTAAGAGTCTGAATTCGCGCGGGGTCATTCCGGTGACTCGCTGGCGCGGTGAACAGACCGGCGAAGTGACGACCGCCGACGTCGAGAAAGTCGTCGAAGCAGCGCGCACGATTCTGCTGCCGCCGGATCGCCGCGTACTGCATGTGTTACCGCAGGAGTTCATGGTGGATGCCGAGGGCGGCATTCGCATGCCCGTCGGGATGGCGGGCGTGCGTCTGGAGGCGGATGTTCATATCGTTCACTGCGCGGTGTCTTCAGCGCAGAATATTATCGCATGCTGCAAGCGGGCGGGCGTCGGGGTCAATGACCTGATTCTTGAACCTCTCGCGTCCGCGGAAAGCGTGCTGACCGAAGACGAAAAAGAGCTCGGCGTCGTGCTGCTCGACTTCGGCGGCGGTACGACGGACGTAGTGGCATTTCAAGGCGGCGCGATTCGCCATACGGTCGTGATTGGTTACGGCGGCGATTACATTACGCGCGACATCGCCATGGGACTGCGCACACCGATGGACTCGGCGGAACTTATCAAGATTGAACACGGTTCGGCTCATCAACGCGCGATTGGTCAGAACGACTTCCTCGAGATTCCAGGAATCGGCGGCCGGGAACCTCGCGAATTGAGCCGCTCGATGCTGGTGTCAATCATCGGACCTCGCGTTGAAGAAATTCTGACCATTGCGCGCGACGAATTGAAACGCGCGCGCGTGCTTGATCACATTGGCGCGGGCGTCATTCTGACGGGCGGCGGTGCTTCGATGTGCGGCATGCCCGAGATCGCCGAAGAGATTTTTGCATTACCGGTGCGCGTGGGCACGCCGGTCGAGATGCATGGACACGACCACGCGGCATACGGACCCAAGTTTGCGACGGCGGTCGGCCTGGTGCGCTATGGCAATCGGCAGTATGTCGAGATGCTAGCGTCCGGCGGCAATTCCGAATCGTGGACCTCGCGCACAAAGGTCAAAGTGCGCAAGTTTTTCTCTGAAATCTTTTGA
- a CDS encoding FtsQ-type POTRA domain-containing protein has protein sequence MATRSQSKPDTQLRRKRFKIAAMVVLSVLAVVFAALAPRLAQLGITELAFRTKSWRCEQIQVVAGAELSADSLLKIAGIEPNYPLAAYSTSQIAERLLRSPWIATALVTRRPPNVIEVRVTERTGVALLNDGSNLAVSSDLYLLPADGKPWANALPWLSVNQPFGRSAGPMLQSDPLFAVARQYANVLAVAPDVARNIAEMYRIDGTWGAVLLDPVLSISLAPDMSAENWLAFDRLLHDGSFRNKIDSNAVVDLRLPGFVTLHLPVKQAEES, from the coding sequence ATGGCGACCCGTTCGCAGTCTAAACCCGATACGCAATTGCGCCGCAAGCGTTTCAAAATCGCCGCGATGGTTGTATTGTCCGTATTGGCCGTCGTATTCGCCGCATTGGCGCCGCGACTCGCGCAACTGGGCATCACAGAGCTTGCGTTTCGGACAAAGTCATGGCGTTGCGAGCAGATTCAGGTTGTCGCGGGTGCCGAGCTGTCGGCGGATTCGCTCTTAAAAATCGCTGGAATCGAACCGAACTACCCGTTGGCCGCATATTCGACTTCGCAGATTGCCGAGCGGCTCTTGCGCAGCCCCTGGATTGCCACTGCTCTGGTAACGCGCCGTCCACCGAACGTGATTGAGGTGCGCGTGACCGAACGCACGGGCGTGGCACTGTTGAACGACGGGTCGAACTTGGCGGTGAGTTCTGATCTATATCTTCTCCCTGCCGACGGCAAACCGTGGGCTAACGCGCTGCCGTGGTTGTCGGTGAATCAACCGTTTGGAAGGAGCGCCGGGCCGATGTTGCAAAGCGATCCGTTGTTCGCGGTGGCCCGGCAATACGCGAACGTTCTCGCCGTTGCGCCTGATGTTGCCCGCAACATCGCTGAAATGTACCGGATAGACGGGACATGGGGTGCGGTGCTGTTAGATCCGGTGCTTTCGATATCGCTCGCGCCGGACATGAGCGCGGAGAATTGGCTGGCGTTTGACCGCTTGCTGCATGACGGTTCATTTCGAAACAAGATTGATTCAAACGCGGTCGTTGACTTGCGTCTTCCTGGATTTGTGACACTTCATTTGCCTGTCAAGCAGGCGGAGGAATCGTAA
- the murB gene encoding UDP-N-acetylmuramate dehydrogenase yields MKAVALTELTQRAPCSLRFQVPLAPLTTFRAGGPAEVLAEPRTEAELLALLRTLNALDLPHFYLGLGSNLLIADRGIRGVVIRACGELAALSVNGSIVTAGPAARLLLMTTIAARHGLSGLEPLSGIPGTVGGGLWMNAGAYGGEICDAFMDVRVITPELEITTLQKRDIHFSYRSAPELRDKIVLSSRYQLTTGDSAQIFSEMRRVWQLRRQKQPIEFPSAGSIFKRPPGDFAGRLIEASGCKELRIGGARVPAKHAGIFINDRHASATEIADLIRTVRRRVFEQFDVLLENEIIPVGFDGDPFAV; encoded by the coding sequence ATGAAGGCCGTTGCTCTAACCGAGCTCACGCAGCGTGCGCCTTGCTCTTTACGCTTTCAGGTTCCGCTTGCTCCGCTGACGACCTTTCGCGCGGGTGGTCCCGCCGAAGTTCTGGCCGAACCGCGCACGGAAGCGGAATTATTGGCACTGCTGCGTACGTTGAATGCGCTTGACCTGCCGCACTTCTACCTCGGTCTTGGCTCCAACCTGCTGATCGCTGACCGCGGCATTCGCGGCGTCGTGATTCGGGCATGCGGCGAATTGGCGGCGTTGTCGGTGAATGGAAGTATCGTCACGGCTGGCCCGGCGGCGCGACTGCTCTTGATGACAACAATCGCGGCTCGGCACGGACTGTCAGGATTAGAACCCTTGTCGGGGATTCCCGGCACGGTGGGCGGCGGACTTTGGATGAACGCCGGCGCTTACGGCGGTGAAATCTGCGATGCATTCATGGACGTGCGTGTCATCACTCCCGAACTGGAAATCACCACGTTGCAGAAGCGCGATATTCACTTCAGCTATCGGAGTGCGCCGGAATTGCGCGACAAGATTGTACTGAGCAGCCGCTATCAGCTGACGACCGGGGATTCTGCGCAGATCTTTTCGGAGATGCGTCGGGTTTGGCAACTGCGCCGGCAGAAACAGCCGATTGAATTCCCCAGTGCCGGTTCGATTTTTAAACGCCCGCCGGGAGATTTCGCGGGACGCTTGATCGAAGCGTCAGGCTGCAAGGAATTGCGCATCGGGGGGGCGCGCGTCCCGGCGAAGCATGCGGGGATATTCATCAATGACCGCCACGCGTCAGCAACCGAAATTGCGGACTTGATCCGCACGGTGCGCCGCCGTGTGTTCGAACAGTTCGACGTTCTTCTCGAAAACGAAATCATACCTGTAGGCTTCGATGGCGACCCGTTCGCAGTCTAA
- a CDS encoding UDP-N-acetylmuramate--L-alanine ligase, which produces MVGIGGAGMCGIAEVLVSMGFEVSGSDLQHSDVTERLESMGVRVCYEHNAEQAAGADVVVFSSAVRPENAEVRYARENRIPTIPRSEMLGELMRLKRGIAISGTHGKTTTTSMIGQLFAHAGLAPTVIVGGKVRALGTGAATGTGEFLVAEADEFDRSFLRLSPTLAVITTIEAEHLDTYLDLESIKDAFVEFANKVPFYGLVVACADDPHTLEVLPRIKRPLLTYGRAESADFRIVSEEYAGLTSAFEVVTLDRERIRIELQVPGAHNVLNATAAVAIALETGLPVPRIQSGLREFTGVHRRFEFKGELNDALIFDDYAHHPTEVRVTLETARRSWPDRRLVAAFQPHLFTRTRDFASEFADSLSIADRILLLDIYPSRERPLPNVTSELVAAPLRLAGKDVVLISAERCGDQIAAELRPNDVLIAMGAGSISGIIQGILPTHA; this is translated from the coding sequence ATGGTCGGGATCGGCGGAGCGGGCATGTGCGGTATCGCCGAAGTGCTCGTGAGCATGGGTTTTGAGGTCAGCGGCTCTGATTTGCAGCACAGCGACGTGACGGAACGTTTGGAGTCCATGGGCGTTCGCGTTTGCTATGAACACAACGCGGAACAAGCGGCGGGCGCCGACGTCGTCGTGTTCTCATCAGCAGTACGCCCCGAGAATGCTGAAGTTCGCTATGCACGCGAGAACCGGATACCGACGATCCCCCGCAGTGAAATGCTCGGCGAATTGATGCGTTTGAAGCGCGGCATCGCGATTAGCGGCACGCACGGGAAGACGACCACAACATCCATGATCGGTCAGTTATTCGCGCATGCGGGACTTGCCCCCACCGTGATCGTCGGCGGCAAGGTTCGCGCGTTGGGCACGGGAGCGGCAACGGGCACAGGTGAGTTCCTTGTGGCGGAAGCCGATGAGTTTGACCGGTCATTCTTGCGGCTCTCCCCCACGCTGGCCGTCATCACGACGATTGAGGCCGAGCACCTCGATACGTATCTCGATTTGGAGAGCATCAAAGACGCGTTCGTCGAATTCGCTAACAAGGTTCCGTTCTACGGATTAGTCGTGGCCTGCGCCGACGATCCGCACACGCTTGAAGTTCTGCCTCGCATCAAGCGCCCGCTATTGACGTATGGTCGCGCGGAATCGGCGGATTTTCGAATCGTTTCCGAAGAGTATGCCGGGCTGACATCAGCATTTGAAGTGGTCACGTTGGACCGCGAACGCATTCGCATCGAATTACAAGTGCCGGGCGCGCACAACGTGTTGAACGCTACGGCCGCCGTGGCGATTGCGCTCGAAACGGGCCTTCCGGTGCCGCGGATTCAGAGTGGATTGCGGGAGTTCACTGGAGTTCATCGCCGCTTTGAGTTCAAGGGCGAACTGAACGACGCGCTGATCTTCGATGACTACGCGCACCATCCGACCGAAGTGCGCGTGACGCTGGAAACGGCCCGCCGCAGTTGGCCGGATCGCCGATTGGTCGCGGCATTTCAACCGCACTTGTTCACGCGCACGCGGGATTTTGCCAGTGAATTCGCGGATTCGCTGTCAATTGCCGATCGTATCTTGCTGCTTGACATCTATCCATCGCGCGAACGGCCGCTTCCGAATGTGACAAGTGAACTCGTCGCGGCGCCGCTACGACTTGCGGGCAAAGACGTTGTCTTGATCAGCGCTGAACGTTGCGGCGATCAGATTGCCGCTGAGTTGCGCCCTAATGACGTCTTGATCGCGATGGGCGCGGGCTCGATCTCCGGAATTATTCAAGGCATTTTGCCGACCCACGCATGA
- the murG gene encoding undecaprenyldiphospho-muramoylpentapeptide beta-N-acetylglucosaminyltransferase, with protein sequence MRIVLCGGGTGGHVFPALAIGEALRAADHAVDLHYLGTAEGIESRLVPQAGEKLHHIAAGGIVGKSSLNRLSGLARAGLGVLQSLSALRSLKPDVVVGTGGFVMAPVLLAARLLGIPFLIQEQNSFPGLTTRKFARHARAVFLAYPDAKGYLSGARTMLTGNPLRNAIVEQASVSSKVSSSTPRTFVTGGSLGAKSINNAVAGSLAELCGVTRLAWQYGKTGLPATVDPAAVSELTAQQRLVCAPFFDDIHVHYADADIVVCRAGAMTLSELPLYGLPAILIPFPHAAHDHQRANAAALAKIGAVRVIEDAELTGASLFQAVAKLLADSDTRHAMSDAMRSIAKPRAAHDIAQYILTQH encoded by the coding sequence ATGCGCATTGTGTTGTGCGGCGGCGGAACAGGCGGACACGTGTTTCCGGCGCTCGCCATCGGCGAAGCGCTGCGCGCCGCGGATCACGCCGTTGATTTGCACTATTTAGGCACTGCGGAAGGTATAGAATCGAGATTAGTGCCGCAAGCAGGCGAAAAGTTGCACCACATTGCGGCCGGGGGCATCGTCGGAAAAAGTTCTCTCAACCGCTTGTCAGGATTGGCGCGCGCCGGGCTGGGAGTTTTGCAGTCGCTAAGCGCTTTGCGTTCTTTGAAGCCCGATGTGGTTGTCGGCACGGGCGGATTCGTGATGGCTCCTGTTTTGTTAGCCGCACGTTTGCTGGGGATTCCATTTCTAATTCAAGAACAGAATTCCTTCCCCGGCCTGACCACTCGCAAGTTCGCTCGACACGCACGGGCGGTGTTTCTGGCCTATCCGGACGCGAAGGGTTATCTTTCCGGCGCTCGCACGATGCTCACTGGGAATCCACTTCGCAATGCAATTGTGGAACAGGCGAGCGTGTCGAGCAAGGTTAGTTCGAGTACACCGCGCACATTCGTGACAGGCGGATCATTGGGCGCCAAGTCCATTAATAATGCCGTGGCTGGCAGCCTTGCCGAACTTTGCGGCGTCACACGACTGGCTTGGCAATACGGAAAGACCGGCCTTCCGGCGACCGTTGATCCAGCCGCCGTTTCAGAGTTGACAGCTCAGCAGAGACTCGTCTGCGCGCCGTTCTTTGACGACATACACGTGCACTATGCGGACGCGGACATCGTGGTCTGCCGCGCCGGCGCTATGACCCTTTCCGAGCTTCCACTGTACGGTCTTCCGGCAATCCTCATTCCATTCCCGCATGCCGCACACGACCATCAACGCGCCAATGCAGCCGCGCTTGCGAAGATCGGCGCCGTGCGCGTGATTGAAGACGCCGAGCTTACCGGTGCGAGTCTCTTTCAGGCTGTTGCGAAACTTCTGGCGGATTCTGACACACGCCATGCGATGTCCGATGCGATGCGATCCATCGCCAAACCGCGGGCCGCGCACGATATCGCTCAATATATTCTGACCCAACATTGA